Within Paeniglutamicibacter psychrophenolicus, the genomic segment TCCACCAGCAGCGAGGCGTAGCGCACGTAGACGAGGTACTCCTGGTGGATGGCCGGCAGCTGCTCGAACGCGGCCACGTCGGCCGGGTCGATGCTCTGCGGGTGCACCGGGTAGCCGTCGTGGAGCATGAAGGACAGCAGGTTGACTCCCCTCCCGCCCAGCGCGGCGACGATGGCAGAAAGCTCCCGCCACTGCTCGACCATGGTGTGGATCATCAACGGGGTGACGGGCCCCTCGGGGTAGAGCTTGTAGACGTACCGCGGCGGCTGCCCCGCGGCGAACACGGCGCGCAGCGCGACCTCGTTCATGAACAGCGCCGGATGCACGTACAGGGAGATGTTCCGTGCCTCGGCCTCCGCCGGCAGGCCGAGGATCTGCAGCTCGGTGCCCGCCGCTTCATGCACCGCGCGCAGCCGCCGGAGACCGGGCGAGGCGCCGCGGCTTGACCCGGCGTAGATGCGGGCCTTGGCCCCGGCGGTCAGCACCGAGGCGCCCGGGGTGCCCTCCGGCCAGCGGGTGTCGCCCAGGTAGCTGGAGAAGCTGACGACCTCGGGATCCGCTCCCTGCGCCCTGGCGTACTCGCGCACCAGGGACCCGGAGCCCAGGGTGGGCGAGAGCAGCACGATGCGCTCGAAACCGCGGAGCACCTCGCCCGCCAGCTGGCGCAGCACCGGGAGGTAGGCGTCCGCGGTGACCGTGAGCACCAGGGTGTCCCACCTCCCGGCCACGGATCCGTATCCGCGGAATCGCTGCTCGATCCGGCACTCCCCCGCCAGCGCGGCGTGGCCGGCGTTCTGCACCTCGGCCCGGACGGTGCCGGCGTTGGCCTCCAACGCGGCGAAGAACGCCGCGGAACGCCCGGACTCGCGCCCCGCGATGCCCAGTTCCCCGGGCAGCCGCCCGAGCAGCACGGCGCTTTGCACCGCCACCGGGCCGGTCCCGGCAATGAGGATGTTTCCCAATTCGTCCATCTGCTAAACGTCTTTTCTTGTCGGGCGCTGCTTCATGTACAGCGCGATATCGAACACCTGGTCGGGCCGGCGGATGGTGTCGGCCAGGCGCCAGCGCGCCGGGTCGACCTCCTGCATCGGGTAGTTGAACAGCGATTTCAGCCCGTCCCCGAAGCGCATGGCCACCACGACGTCCTCGCGGGTCAACCCATGCACCTGGTGCAACAACTCGTATTTCACCGGCACCGTGGAGCTGAACACGATGTGGGTGGCCGCGGAAATGAAGTCCAGCTCGTGGATCGCGGTCCCCTCCAGCCCGATGTCCAGGCCTTCGCCCAACAGGGCCACGACCCGGCGCCCGAGCGCAATGGACTCGGCATCGATGTCGATCCCGAGCGTGGACGCCCCTGTGCGCGCGGCGACGTTCAGCAGCGTCATCGGGAAGGATCCCGAGCCGACGAGCAGCAGCTTCGAGTCCTTGGTCGGTGCGACGGCCCCGAATTCCTCGACGATGCAGGATTCGATATTGGCGAAGTAGCCCTCCGCTCCCGATTCACCCTCCAGCAGGCGCAGCGCGCGGTACTTCTCGATGACTGCCACGCAGCGCGCCGACTGCGTGCGCAGCCCGTCCACCAGCTCGGCCGTGCCGGGCGCCGCGGCGAGTTGCGCAAAGGAGGCCTCGTTGCCCGGGTCGGTGACGAAGCGCGAGTAGTCGGCCAGCAGCTCTTCGAGCTCGCCGGCGTGCCGGGTCGAGCCGTCGTACCCGTTGGCGGCCGAGGCAAAGCGGCGCAGGTAGCCACGCAGCGTGCCCGGCAGGCCCTGGGCGGTTCCGCCAAGCGGCGCCGAAGTGTCGATTGCCGGTTCAGCCATGGATGTATGCCGTCCCTTCGGCCACGATGGCAACCTGCCCGGTGACCCGCAGCCCGGTCACTTTTCCGGAGCCGTAGTCGGCGTGGACGTACATGGTGCCGCCGGGCTGGCGCACGGCGGCGGACACCGGTGCCTGGGCCTTCGCGGCCAGGTAGGCCCCGAGCGAGGCGGTTCCCGAGCCGCAGCTTCCCTCCCACACCAGGCTGCCCAGTGCGGGGACGTTGACCAGCGGAGCCAGCTCGCCACGCACCGGGTCGTAGAGCATCACCCCGACCACGGACACGTCTTCGCTGTTCCCCAGCTGCACGGCCACCTGCTCGGCGCGCTCGCGCAGCACCGCATCGTGCCCGGAGCACTCGATGACCAGGTGCACCGCATCCGCATACCGCACCATGGCGGCACCCGAGGGGGCGCCCGGGAACGGGTGCGGATCGATCCGGATCGGCAGCGGACCGGCCAGCTCGCAGCGGTAGCCCGAGCCATGGCGTTCGACACGGCAGTCCAGCAGGTCCGCGGCCCCCGAGGCCTCCAGCCGGAGCTCGACGGGGCCCTCCAAGCTCAGCGTGGCGGTGTGGAGCGCGGCCAGCGCCATGGTGGCGTTGGCGCAGAACTCGTCCCCCGCCATGTGCAGGCGCGCCTGTGCCTCGGGCGATTCCGGGGGCAGGACGAACCCGACCTGCTCGGCGTGCACATGCTCGGCGCGCAGCAGCTGGTCGGCGATGGCGCGGTAGTGCCACTCCGGGTGCCTGCTGGTCACCAGCAGGGTGGTGTTGCAGGTCGGGCTCAGCTTGACGAAGTCGACCTCGGTGGAGCCCCCGGACATGGCGTGGCGCGGCCGGCCCGGTGCGGGCACCGCCTGTGCGCGCGGCCGTCCGGCGGGGCGCGCGGGCCGGCGCAGCTGCGTCGGCTGGCTCAAGGGGTGGCCAGCTTTTCGGCGAGCAGTTCCACCCCGTCAACGGCCAGCGGACCGGGCGAGGAATAGTAGTAGTTCAGCGGCACCACGGCCGCGTCGTCGTTGACCGCCTCAAGGCCATCGAGCTCGGGCCTCTCGCGTAGCTCTTCGAGCACGTCCCGGTCGGTTTCCATCGCCGAGGATCCGGTGGGCAGGTACATCGCGAAGACCTTGTCGGCCGCGCTGGCGACCAGCTCCTCCGTGGACGGTTCGAAGTAGCGCTTGGGCACCTTGCTGAACACGTTCTCCAGGCCCAGCAGTGACATCTGCTCCGAGACCAGCGACTCGTGCCCGTAGGACCCCAGGGTGCCGGCGGTCGGCACGTACAGGGAGAGCGCGCGTTGCCCCGCCCCCTCGTCGATGCGATCCGCTGCCGCCGCGACGCGGTCCCGCATGTCCTGGACGGCTCCGGCTGCCACCTGCTGGGTCCCGAACAGGCGGCCGTAGGACTCGACGTCCCGGTAGATCTGGTCGAATCCGCTCAAGCCGCCGGTGGAGCGTCCCTCGAAACCGGCGCAGTAGCCGCTCACCGTCAGCATCTGCACCCCGGCCTGGTTGAGGCGGTCCGCGAGGGAATCGAGGTCAACCCCCGCCGCGATGTCGGTGCCGATGACAACGTCGGCTCCCGACCCGAGGATCATCTCGTAGGAGACGTCGTGCGAGTCTTCGGTAACACGTTCGGCCGCATCGACCACGGCCTTCGTCGCCGCGTCGAAGGGCACTTCCAGGCTGCCCGCGTAGTGCGTCAGCTTGTCGCCCGCACCGGCGGCAACCAGCAGCGCCGGCGCCTCCGATCCGACCGCGAGCACCCGCTGCGGTGGCGAGTCGAACACGACCTCCCGGCCGCAGCTGTCCAGCTTGATCGGACCGGCTGTCGCGTCAGTCGGGGCGCTGATTGCCGAGCCGGCGGGGGCACTGCAGGCAGTTGCGACCGCCAATATGACGGCGGGCATGACAACCATCCAGGGATTGATTTTTCTCATTGATTACTACTCCATGTTCGGTGGCCAGGGTTGCGACGCTTAGTCGCCGGGGACACTTCCGGCCAGCACCCCCCAAACACTAATGAGAATCATTATCAATTGTCAAGACGAAGACAAGGACTCTCGCCCAGGTTCCCGCAGGTCAGCCGCGGTTGCCGAGATGGCTTGCCCGCGTCACGCGGTTCCCCATCGGGCACAGGCAGCGAACCGGCGATGGCGACACCCGCGAAGACACCACCCCACACGCCACGTCCCATTCGAAGGGGCCGCAGGAGGAAGAGGACATCGTCCTTGAGGAGGCGACCGTACGGGCAGTTGGCCCGGATATGTCATGGCGCGCCGGCAGCCGGGGTCTCGGGTGCAATTCGTTGGCCTGCAAAGCCATGGACGCGGCCGCCTCCACGCAGGCCGACCGGGAGTCCGGGCGTGCTCAAGGGCAGGACGCCAAGCACCGCTTAAACCAAGGAATCCCCAGCCACCTTGCGGTGGCTGGGGATTCCTTGCCCAGGGCTTAGGCCTCGAGCACGACCGGGACGATCATGGGCTTGCGGCGCAGCTTGCGCGACACCCACGAACCGATGACCCGGCGGACGATCTGCTGCAGCTGGGCCGTGGTGTGCGTCGGGTTGTTGCGCACCGCGTCCTCGATGGCTTCGGCGATCTTCGGCTTGATCTCGTCAAAGACGTTGTCGTCCTCGGCCACGCCGCGGGCGTGGATCTCGGGTCCGGAGATCAGCTTGCCGGTCTGGCGGTTGATCACCGAGATGATCGAGATGAAGCCCTCTTCGGCCAGCGTGACGCGGTCCTTGAGGTCTTCGTCGGTGATGGTGCCGACCTTGGAGCCGTCCACGTACACGAACCCGCAGTCGACCTGGCCCACGAGCTTGGCCACGCCGTCCTTGAGGTCAACGACCGAGCCGTCCTCGGTGAGCAGCACGTTCTCCGCCGGCACGCCGGACTGGGCGGCCAGGCGGGCGTTGGCGATCAGGTGGCGGGTCTCGCCGTGCACCGGCATGACGTTCAGCGGCTGCAGGATGTTGTAGCAGTACAGCAGCTCGCCGGCCGAGGCGTGGCCCGAAACGTGGATCTTGGCCATGCCCTTGTGGATCACGTCGGCGCCCAGGCGCATCAGGCCGTTGATCACGCGGAACACCGAGTTTTCGTTGCCCGGGATCAGCGAGGAGGCCAGGATGACGGTGTCGCCCGGGCCGACCTGGATGCGGTGGTCGCCGGTGGCCATGCGCGAGAGCGCGGCCATCGGCTCGCCCTGCGAACCGGTGGACATCAGCACGATCTTGTTGTCCGGCAGCTTGTCGACGTTCTTCATGTCCACCAGGATCCCGGCGGGGATGTGCAGGTAGCCAAGCTTCTCGGCGATGGTCATGTTGCGCACCATGGAGCGGCCGATGAAGGCGACCTTGCGGCCGTGCACCTGGGCGGCGTCGATGACCTGCTGCACGCGGTGCATGTGCGAGGAGAACGAGGCGACGATGATGCGCTTGCGCGCACGGCCGAAGAGGGCCTCGAGCACCGGGCCGATTTCCTTCTCGGCGGTGGTGAAGCCCGGGACGTCCGCGTTGGTGGAGTCGGGCATGAACAGGTCAACGCCCTCGTCTGCCAGGCGGGCGAAGTGGCGCAGGTCGGTGATGCGGCCGTCCAGCGGCAGCTGGTCCATCTTGAAGTCGCCGGTGTGCAGTACGTTGCCTGCATCCGTGCGGATGAACACGGCAAGCGCGTCCGGGATCGAGTGGTTGACGGCAATGAATTCGGTCTCGAACGGGCCGAAGGTCTCCACGTCGCCCTCGACGACCTGGCGCAGCACCGGCTTGATGCGGTGCTCCTCCAGCTTGGCCGAGATCAGCGCGAGGGTCAGTCGCGAGCCGATCAGCGGGATGTCCCCGCGCAGGCGCAGAAGGTACGGTACGGCACCGATGTGGTCCTCGTGGCCGTGCGTGAGCACGAGGCCGACGACGTCATCGAGGCGGTCCTTGATGTAGCTGAAATCGGGCAGGATGACGTCCACGCCCGGCTGGTGCTCCTCGGGGAAGAGCAGTCCGCAGTCGACGATCAGCAGCTTGCCGTCGATTTCGAAGACGGCCATGTTCCGCCCGATCTCGCCCAGGCCACCGAGCGGCACGATGCGCAAGGTGCCCGGCTTGAGCTTGGGCGGAAGGTTGTGGAGCACCGTATCGGTGACCACTGAAGAGGAATCGGTCATGAATGAGTTACCTTTCTAGATCTCCCATCCGCCCTCGCGCAAATCGGTGCGGATGGTTTCGAGTTCCGTTTCCGACGGTGCCACAAGCGGCAGCCGGACCACGGTGTTCGGCAGGACTCCCTGCCAGTTAAGAATGTGTTTTGCCGCGACGGCGCCCTGGACGTGGCTCATCACCGCGCGCTGGATCGGGTCCAGCTCGAAGTGGGCGGCACGTGCGGTGGCCAGGTCCCCGGCGAGCATCGCGTCAACCAGGATGCGGTACTTGGCCGCTGCCACGTGCGCGGTCACCGAGACCACGCCGACCGCTCCGGCCGCCATCAGCGGCAGGGTCAGTCCGTCGTCGCCCGAGTACACGTCCAGATCGGTGTTCGCCAGGACGGTGGTGGTGGACTGGTAGTCGGCTTTCGCGTCCTTCAGCGCCACGATCTTCGGGTGCTTGGACAGCGCAATGATGGTTTCGGGGGCAATCGCAATTCCGGCGCGGCCCGGGATGTCGTAGAGCATCACCGGCAGCTCGGTGGCCGAGGCGATGGCCTCGAAGTGGGCCTGGATGCCGGCCTGCGAGGGCTTGTTGTAGTACGGGGTGACGATCAAAAGTCCGTCGACGCCGATTTCGGCGGCGCGCTTGGACAGCTGGATCGAGTGGGCGGTGTCGTTGGTGCCGGTGCCGGCAATGACCTTGCAGCGGTCCCCGACGGCGTCCTTCACGGCCTTGAACATGCCGAGGTTTTCCTCGTCGGTCAGCGTGGAGGTTTCCCCGGTGGTGCCGGTGACGACCAGCCCGTCGCAGCCGTCGTCGACAAGCTTGGTGGCCAGCTTCGCGGCCGACTCGTAGTCGACCTCCCCGTTTTCCTTGAAGGGAGTCACCATCGCGGTGAGCACCGTTCCGAAGGTGTAGTTCTTGCCCGGGGTATGCAACGCAGTTTCAGCCATGACTACTAGATTACCCTTTGGACCCTTCAAGGTTTGATTCGACGCATGCGTTTAGGCTGTAACTATGACGCAATTCTCCACCCCGGGCGCCGCCGCACGCGCCCATTCGGCCTCCGGGCGCGGTGCGCGCACCCGGATCGCGGGTGTCGATGCGGCGCGCGGCCTGGCGCTGCTGGGGATGGTTGCGGTGCACATCATGCCGCTGCGGATCATCTCGGCCGAGGGCGCAGCGGCACCCTCGTGGGCCGCCACGCTGTTTTCCGGGCGGGCCTCGGCCCTCTTTGTGGTGCTGGCCGGGGTCGGGCTCGCACTGCTGTCCGGCGGCGCGGCGAAGATCGGCGCACCGAAGCTGGCCGGGGTCAGGAGGAGCGTGGCCGTGCGGGCGGTGCTGATCTTCGTGATCGGCCTGGGCCTGGGGATCCTGGACACCAACGTGGCGGTGATCCTGGTGCACTACGGGGTGCTCTTCGCCTGCGCGATCCCGTTTTTGAACATGCGGGCCAGGACGCTGGGCTTCTGGGCCGCCGGCTGGCTGTTGCTCTCCCCCTTGGCGCTGTACCTGCTGCGCCCCTGGCTTTCCGGGGTGCTCGAGCCCTTCCGGCTGGGCGCCTCCCCGCTGCCGGAAGACCTGCTCACCCCGGCGGTGTTCGCCGCCGATGTGCTGGTCACCGGCTACTACCCGGTGATCGTGTGGTTCGGCTTCATCCTGGCCGGGCTGTGCGTGGGGCGCCTTGGATTGGCCCGCCCGCCGGTGGCGCTGGCCATCGGGGCCGCCGGGGCCGTGCTGGCGGTGGGTGCCAAGGCGCTTTCCGCGTGGCTGCTGGCCCAGCCCGGAGCCATGGCTTCGTTGGCCAAGGCCACGGACCTGGGACGAAATGAATTCTCGGTGGCGATGGTGACGGGCCAGCGGCTGGGCGGGGCCTTGGACACGCCCTGGTTCCTGGCCGTGTCCGCACCGCACACCGGCGCACCGCTGGATGTGCTGCATGTGGTTGGCTGCGCACTGGCGGTGCTGGGCGCGGTGCAATTGGTGTGCCTGGCATTCACCGCGCTGCTTGGCTCGGTCGGCGAGATGCTGTTGTGGCCGCTGACCGGTGCCGGGGCGGCAACGCTCACGCTGTATTCGGCGCACCTGGTGGGCCTGGACCTGTTCAGCGATGTTTCCGCCCCGCTGCCCCGCACCAGCCTGTTCATCATCTACGCGGTCGCTTGCCTGCTGGCCGGGCTGGTCTTCAAGTTCCTGGGCCGGCGCGGCCCGCTCGAGGCGCTGGTGCATTCGGTGTCGCGGACGCTGGGACGCGCCACGTAGCACCGCCCCGCGATTGTTGATGAGGGACCCAGCGGCAGACGGCAAGGCCTTCTGGCAAGATAAGCCGTGATGAGATCCACGACCGAGGCACCAGATGCAATGAACCACGATTCCCGCCGGGTACCCGGTGATCCGCTGAGCACCCATGAACGTGCCCTGCTGGAGCTCCTGTGCTCGGGCACTTGGCACGGAACCATCGAGGCCCGCCGGCAGCTGGCCCACGCCCGCTGGGGCGGTCTGGAATTCGATGACTGCGAATGCTTCCTTGTCGTTGTGCCCGAGGACCTGGATCTTCCAAGAATCCCCAAGCGATCGGGCGGGCCGTTTTCGACCGTGGAGGTCCACGATGGAGAATCCGCCCTGGGCCACCTGAACCTCTGGTCGGTGGACGGACTCCTGCATTCGGTGGACTACATGACGTTCGACGCCCCGGATGAGCATCTCCCCGCCGTCGAGCTGCTCGGCGACGGACCGTTCAAAGGCTGAACCGGGCCGCGGCTACGGTCGGGCTGCGGGCCGAACATCGGACCGTACGACGCGATCGGTCACAGCCACCAGTTGCCGGGCCTCCGGCGGCCAATCGCCCACCGTGTTTCGCCGAGCTTCTCGACGCCGGTTCGCAGCACGCGCGCCCCGGTCGTTGGAATCGTAATCGAGCCGCTACGGGTCAACCAGCAGCGAGCGCAAAGATTCCCGCGTCGCCGTGTCCACCCCCAGCACATCGAAGATTTCCTGGACTCCCCCGGCAACCTCTCTCAACATCGGGAGCTTGTCCACCAACCAGGAATCGACCGTGTTTCGGGTCCATTCGGCCTGCTGGTCGATCGTGGGTGAATGGTTCGCGACACCGGCCATGGCACGGACGGAGGCGGCGTAGTCGGCGGCGACGAGCATGGGATCCACCCCGGCGTTGCCCAGAAGCAAGGCGGAGATCATCCCGGTGCGGTCCCGCCCCGCACTGCAGTGGACCAGCACGCCCGGGGTGGCTGTGGCAATGGCTCGAGTGCCGCCCGCACCAGGTGCGGCTGCAGGCGCCAGTTGTGGCTCCAGTATTCGGGGGAATCCAGGATCGGGAAACACGTCTCCCGGAACGCGGGGTCTTCGTGGTCCTCGGTCGGCACGTGCCGGATCGTGATCCCGGCGAGCGCCTCGGCTGGAACCACCGGGTCCGTGGTTTGGGCTCCGGTCTCGTAGTCACAGCGCAGGTCCACGATCGTGGCCAGCCCCCATTGCCGAGCCGCGTTCCAGCCCTCTTCATCCAGGCGTTCACGGCGCGGACCTCGTGCGAGCCGCCCCGGAATTGTCGCTCCGCCACCGGCAAGCGATGTCGGCAACCCACCCAGGTCCCTGGCATTGGGGTAGCCGCCCCATGCAAGTCCAGTCATCCAGCCACTTTACGACGCTCTGCGTTCGCGATCCTGAACCACGGGCGCATCCCTGCGTCCGGCCAGCGAGGCACGGTGCGGATATCGTGCGGGGGCTCTGCGCGCAGGACCCGCCGCCCGGGGTGCTCGCCTACGACGGCTCGGACGTGGTGGGCTGGGCGGGTGTGCACCCGCGGGCCGACACGGCGCTGGCGCGCAGCCGCACGATCCCTCACGTCGATGAGCTCGATGTCTGGTCGGTGTGGTGCATCCGGGTGCGGGCCGAGCACCGCGGCCAGGGCATTTCCCACGCTCTACTTGCCGGGGCGGTGGAATTCGCCCAGGGATACGGCGCCCCGGCAATCGAGGGATACCCGCTGGACAACCAAGGCGGCAAGGCAGATCGCACCTCCGCGAATGTCGGCACCCGTGCCCTTTTCGGACGGGCGAGATTCGCTAAGGCCGCCGACACCGGCTCGGTTGTGGGCGGGTTTCCGCGCGTGCTGATGCGTCTGGACCTGCGCTGACGATGCGAGGGAATCATGTCAGAGGCTGGTGACCGGGGCGCCCACGTCGAAATACCCTTCGGCCGGGACGACCCCGAGCCGCTCGCAGGGCAGCGCTCCGGGGTTGCCCGCCTCGACTTTGGGGCTGATGGCGGGCGGGCCCCCGATGCCATCGGGCCCGTGCTTGGGGGAAATGCCGGTGTCGTGATCAGCACGGCGACGCCGTCGACCGGTCACCCTCCCCCGGGGAAACGCTTGACCCGTTCCCCCTGATTCCCCGCTGACGCATCTTGCGACCCGGCGCCGGACATTCGGGCGAGGGCAGTCCTGTGTTTCGAGCGCCAGTGGGCTGCTCGGCCGAGGCGGGCCGTCACCCTGGCACCGACGCGGCGCCGCGGACGGTGAGCGGGCTCTGGACCGACAGGGAAATCCGGCGATCGTCGTCGGCGGCGGGCCGCAGGATCTGCACGATCCACTCGCCGTCCGGATCGGCGAGACGGTAGACCGTGACAAATGGCATCGATCCGCCCTGGTCGACCGTCGGCTCCGCCGTCCAGCGCTGGTCCAGGAGGGAGGTGCCGACCGCGTCGGCCGCCTCGGCCGGGGTCGTCCCGGTGGCCACCACGACGGTCGACCAGGTCGTCCAGAAGGCGGTGTCGCGCTCCGGACCGCGCAACAATTCGGGCTCGCCGAACTGCGGCCGGGAGGTCATGCGGACCTCGAATGCGCCGTTCCTCGGCACGTGCGCGAGCATCCCCTCATGGATCTCCTCGGCGCGGTCCTCGTACTGATCAAGCCGGCTCTCCACGGCCGATGTCGAACACCCCGCGAGTGCCGCAGCCACCATGATGATCACGCCCAGCCCGACCCCACGCCACCTCCGCATGCCACCAAGGTAGCATTCGAAGGATCCTCTCCGCCCCACATTGGTTGCATGGATCGCACGCTGCATCGGTCCGGAAACACATCCCCGGCGCTACTACTGACTTTGGGTGATTGCGGTGCCATCATGGCCATATGGGCGGCACTGGTGCGACAGTAGGGAACGATCCACGGGTATTGGTTCTCATGGGCGTCTCGGGTTGCGGGAAGACCACGGTTGCCGCATTGCTGGCCGGCCGTTTCGGCTGGGAGTTCGAGGAGGGCGACTCGCTCCACCCGCAGTCGAACGTTGAGAAGATGCACGCCGGGCACCCGCTGACCGACGAGGACCG encodes:
- a CDS encoding opine metallophore biosynthesis dehydrogenase, coding for MDELGNILIAGTGPVAVQSAVLLGRLPGELGIAGRESGRSAAFFAALEANAGTVRAEVQNAGHAALAGECRIEQRFRGYGSVAGRWDTLVLTVTADAYLPVLRQLAGEVLRGFERIVLLSPTLGSGSLVREYARAQGADPEVVSFSSYLGDTRWPEGTPGASVLTAGAKARIYAGSSRGASPGLRRLRAVHEAAGTELQILGLPAEAEARNISLYVHPALFMNEVALRAVFAAGQPPRYVYKLYPEGPVTPLMIHTMVEQWRELSAIVAALGGRGVNLLSFMLHDGYPVHPQSIDPADVAAFEQLPAIHQEYLVYVRYASLLVDPFSEPSADGRYFDFSAIPIRPIFRNDSGHWDVPRMPKEDYYRTKIIQGVARHLEVPCPTIDDLLDAYEDALTQAAQGLAGQPRSAAFTVQDFGEDLGMIRAGIGCAA
- a CDS encoding SAM-dependent methyltransferase, whose translation is MAEPAIDTSAPLGGTAQGLPGTLRGYLRRFASAANGYDGSTRHAGELEELLADYSRFVTDPGNEASFAQLAAAPGTAELVDGLRTQSARCVAVIEKYRALRLLEGESGAEGYFANIESCIVEEFGAVAPTKDSKLLLVGSGSFPMTLLNVAARTGASTLGIDIDAESIALGRRVVALLGEGLDIGLEGTAIHELDFISAATHIVFSSTVPVKYELLHQVHGLTREDVVVAMRFGDGLKSLFNYPMQEVDPARWRLADTIRRPDQVFDIALYMKQRPTRKDV
- a CDS encoding ABC transporter substrate-binding protein, with amino-acid sequence MRKINPWMVVMPAVILAVATACSAPAGSAISAPTDATAGPIKLDSCGREVVFDSPPQRVLAVGSEAPALLVAAGAGDKLTHYAGSLEVPFDAATKAVVDAAERVTEDSHDVSYEMILGSGADVVIGTDIAAGVDLDSLADRLNQAGVQMLTVSGYCAGFEGRSTGGLSGFDQIYRDVESYGRLFGTQQVAAGAVQDMRDRVAAAADRIDEGAGQRALSLYVPTAGTLGSYGHESLVSEQMSLLGLENVFSKVPKRYFEPSTEELVASAADKVFAMYLPTGSSAMETDRDVLEELRERPELDGLEAVNDDAAVVPLNYYYSSPGPLAVDGVELLAEKLATP
- a CDS encoding ribonuclease J; translated protein: MTDSSSVVTDTVLHNLPPKLKPGTLRIVPLGGLGEIGRNMAVFEIDGKLLIVDCGLLFPEEHQPGVDVILPDFSYIKDRLDDVVGLVLTHGHEDHIGAVPYLLRLRGDIPLIGSRLTLALISAKLEEHRIKPVLRQVVEGDVETFGPFETEFIAVNHSIPDALAVFIRTDAGNVLHTGDFKMDQLPLDGRITDLRHFARLADEGVDLFMPDSTNADVPGFTTAEKEIGPVLEALFGRARKRIIVASFSSHMHRVQQVIDAAQVHGRKVAFIGRSMVRNMTIAEKLGYLHIPAGILVDMKNVDKLPDNKIVLMSTGSQGEPMAALSRMATGDHRIQVGPGDTVILASSLIPGNENSVFRVINGLMRLGADVIHKGMAKIHVSGHASAGELLYCYNILQPLNVMPVHGETRHLIANARLAAQSGVPAENVLLTEDGSVVDLKDGVAKLVGQVDCGFVYVDGSKVGTITDEDLKDRVTLAEEGFISIISVINRQTGKLISGPEIHARGVAEDDNVFDEIKPKIAEAIEDAVRNNPTHTTAQLQQIVRRVIGSWVSRKLRRKPMIVPVVLEA
- the dapA gene encoding 4-hydroxy-tetrahydrodipicolinate synthase, coding for MAETALHTPGKNYTFGTVLTAMVTPFKENGEVDYESAAKLATKLVDDGCDGLVVTGTTGETSTLTDEENLGMFKAVKDAVGDRCKVIAGTGTNDTAHSIQLSKRAAEIGVDGLLIVTPYYNKPSQAGIQAHFEAIASATELPVMLYDIPGRAGIAIAPETIIALSKHPKIVALKDAKADYQSTTTVLANTDLDVYSGDDGLTLPLMAAGAVGVVSVTAHVAAAKYRILVDAMLAGDLATARAAHFELDPIQRAVMSHVQGAVAAKHILNWQGVLPNTVVRLPLVAPSETELETIRTDLREGGWEI
- a CDS encoding heparan-alpha-glucosaminide N-acetyltransferase domain-containing protein, translating into MTQFSTPGAAARAHSASGRGARTRIAGVDAARGLALLGMVAVHIMPLRIISAEGAAAPSWAATLFSGRASALFVVLAGVGLALLSGGAAKIGAPKLAGVRRSVAVRAVLIFVIGLGLGILDTNVAVILVHYGVLFACAIPFLNMRARTLGFWAAGWLLLSPLALYLLRPWLSGVLEPFRLGASPLPEDLLTPAVFAADVLVTGYYPVIVWFGFILAGLCVGRLGLARPPVALAIGAAGAVLAVGAKALSAWLLAQPGAMASLAKATDLGRNEFSVAMVTGQRLGGALDTPWFLAVSAPHTGAPLDVLHVVGCALAVLGAVQLVCLAFTALLGSVGEMLLWPLTGAGAATLTLYSAHLVGLDLFSDVSAPLPRTSLFIIYAVACLLAGLVFKFLGRRGPLEALVHSVSRTLGRAT
- a CDS encoding tyrosine-protein phosphatase; this translates as MLVHCSAGRDRTGMISALLLGNAGVDPMLVAADYAASVRAMAGVANHSPTIDQQAEWTRNTVDSWLVDKLPMLREVAGGVQEIFDVLGVDTATRESLRSLLVDP
- a CDS encoding tyrosine-protein phosphatase, with the translated sequence MTGLAWGGYPNARDLGGLPTSLAGGGATIPGRLARGPRRERLDEEGWNAARQWGLATIVDLRCDYETGAQTTDPVVPAEALAGITIRHVPTEDHEDPAFRETCFPILDSPEYWSHNWRLQPHLVRAALEPLPQPPRACWSTAVRGGTAPG
- a CDS encoding GNAT family N-acetyltransferase; its protein translation is MSATHPGPWHWGSRPMQVQSSSHFTTLCVRDPEPRAHPCVRPARHGADIVRGLCAQDPPPGVLAYDGSDVVGWAGVHPRADTALARSRTIPHVDELDVWSVWCIRVRAEHRGQGISHALLAGAVEFAQGYGAPAIEGYPLDNQGGKADRTSANVGTRALFGRARFAKAADTGSVVGGFPRVLMRLDLR